In Gemmatimonas aurantiaca, the genomic stretch TCAACCACGTCGCGCCCAGCAGCGACAGCAGACCGCACACAGCAGCGAGCCACAGCACCGGCATCGGCATCGATTGTGGTTTCGCGCGCAGCGGATCCTTCGCCGCGAACAGATCCTGCGCGCCGAGGCTGAGCGCGCGCAGCACCGGCGAGAGCCAGGTGTTGCGATTGGTGTAGAGCGACGGCAGGTCGATCGACAGCGCGCGGCGCGCGACTTCACGGGCATTGCCCTGGCCGTCCACGCGCAGCACCTGTTGATACGGATACTGCAATTCGCCGCTCCACACGCCCCACGTGTAGGTGTAGGACACCAGGTACCCGTCCAGCAGCTCGATCACGTCCATCCGTCCGAGATTGCCGACCGGGCCCGGCATCGCCACCCGCATCAGCGGTTGCAGCAGGTCGAGTCCATTCATCGCCTCGCGGCCCGGATAGAAATAGGTGGCACGGTCGCTGAGCACCACGATGTTGTCACCGGCCGGCTCGGGCGGACTGGCCATCACTTCGCCCGTCGGCAGTCGGAAGCGCTCGAACACGCGCCGCTGCTCGCTGTCGTACTCGTAGGCGGCGTGCGCGTTGTACAGGTAGATCGCGCCATGCGGCATGGTCGGACCCGGGAACGCGGCCTGTTCCTCACCCACGCCGATCTCACCGATCCGGCGCTGATCGCGTATGCCGCGGGTGACGAAGCGCGCGCGATCGTGGCTGTACACCAACCACAGGTTGTTGTCGCCGTCTCCAAATTCCAACGGCGAGATATTGGTCATGCTACCCTGTACCGGCAGCGTGCGCAGCGGATACGTCGTGTACACATCGGACAGCGCGACCTGCTCGCGCCACAGCGCGGCCTCCGGATCGCGACTGCTCTCGAGGCCGAGCAGCAGCACGTCCTTGCCTTTCGCGCGGTCCGCTTCGGTGTAACCACCCTTCGGCGGCGCGGGCATGTTGAGCGGATGCGAGCCGGTCACGGTCCACAGCAACTCCACGCCGTAACCCAACATCCACACCAGGAAGTACGCGCCGAGTTGCACGGGCAGCGCGATCGCGAGCACGGCAGCGGGATTGCGCGACGGCGCGGCCGGATCCGGCTTGAACGCGATCGCCAGCATCGCCGCGAGGAAGGCGAGCACCACACACTGCACGGCCAGCATCGCCACGCCAGAGGCCTGCGCATGGATCAACAGACCCGGCACCAGGAAGGCGGCGAACGAATAGCGGCGGTTGCCCACCATCGCGTACGCGCCGGCGAGGTAACTGGACACCGCGATCAGCCATGTCGCCAACGGAATCAGCCAGTGGCGCAGGTCGACCACACGCGCGGTCATCGTTTCCTGATACAGCGCGACCAGCGCGATCGGCAGCGCGGTCGCCAGCAGCAGAAGTGTTGCACTGGCACCGGCCAATGCACCCGCGATCTGCCAGCGGTGCAGCGGACGATGCAGCAGGTTGAGCCACTGATTCGGCTTGCGGTACGTGCCCATCTGGTACATGCCCAGCAGCGCGCCGGCCACGGCATACACCGCGCCGAACACCTGGTAGACCAATAGCGGCTGTTGCGCCATATCGACCATGCGGCTGAGGAAGCCGAGCACGACGACGTTGATGATTGCAGCGACAGCGGCCCACAGGCGGAAGCGCAGCAGCTCGCCTTTGAAGAGATCGATCATGTGATGTTCTCGAGTCGTGCGCTCAGGCGGCGGCTGGCGCGGCGTGGTTCTTAGCCAGGAAAGCGTTGACCGCGCGATCGAGGCTCACCGGCATCGACTGCACGTTGCGCGCGCCGGATTCACGTAGAAAACGTTCGAAGCCTTCGTCCTGGTCCAGCACCAGGTAGTGCTGCAGCCCGTCCAGGTGCTGCACTTCCAGCAGGCCGGGCACGCTCTGCGGGGCGGGGCCCTTGAACGGCGCGTCCGCTACCCAGTGGCTCACCCGCGCGGTGAAATCCTCTGGCGCCGACATGTGCTTCAACTGACCACGTTCGAGGATGATCAGGTTGTCGGCGACACGTTCGATCTCCTCCATCTGGTGCGAGCAGTACACGACGGTGCAGTCGTCGGCGACATTGCTGTACATCAGCGACTCGAGGAACGCGCGCTTGGCCACCACATCGAGGCCCAAGGTCGGTTCGTCCAGCACCAGCAGCTCCGGACCCTGAGCGAGGGCGAGGGCCAGATTCAATCCGGCGCGTTCGCCGCGCGAAAGCTGACCGACCTTCTGTTCCGGCAGCACGTGGTAGTGCCCGATCACGCCGTCGTAGGCTGGCTGGTTCCAGCGCGGGTATTGGTTGCGCTGCATCGCCATCACCTGCGAGACGCGCATCCAATTGGGCAGCGTGTGTTCCTCGTTGACGAATCCGATACGGCTACGGTCCTGCGGCGTGAGCATCTGGCTGTCCTTGCCGAGTATGCTGGCGTGGCCCGCCGTGGGCGGCATGAAGCCCATCAGGATGCGGAACAGGGTGGACTTGCCGGCGCCGTTGGCACCGACGATGGCGTGGATGCGCCCGCGCGGAATGCGCAGGTCGAGATTGTCCAGCGCCAGCTTGCGCCCGTAGCGTTTGCTCAGCGCGCGCGTTTCGATCACGTAGTCGGTGGGATCGCCCATGGCGGTCTTCTCGGCAGGAAGGAGGACGGTCGGCGGGTTCAGGCCCGCTTGCGTGGAGCGAGCTGCTGAAACCCGTGGGCGACCCGCGTCTGCACCTCGTCGGCCGGGAAACCCAATGGCAACACGTCGTGGACGAAGCGGTCGATGGCCGCGTCCAGCCGGCGCTCGCGCTCCGCATCGGAGAGGCGCTGGCGTGGCGAGGCCACGAACAGCCCGGTGCTCTGGCGCGACTCCAGCCAGCCTTCGGTGGTCAGTTCGGCATAGGCCTTGGCCACCGTATTCGGATTGATGGTCAGCTGCTGGGCCAGGCCGCGTACGCTGGGCAGCTGGTCGCCGGGCTCCAGTTCGCCGGTGGCGATTTTGACCCGTACCGCGTCGGTGATCTGC encodes the following:
- a CDS encoding ATP-binding cassette domain-containing protein: MGDPTDYVIETRALSKRYGRKLALDNLDLRIPRGRIHAIVGANGAGKSTLFRILMGFMPPTAGHASILGKDSQMLTPQDRSRIGFVNEEHTLPNWMRVSQVMAMQRNQYPRWNQPAYDGVIGHYHVLPEQKVGQLSRGERAGLNLALALAQGPELLVLDEPTLGLDVVAKRAFLESLMYSNVADDCTVVYCSHQMEEIERVADNLIILERGQLKHMSAPEDFTARVSHWVADAPFKGPAPQSVPGLLEVQHLDGLQHYLVLDQDEGFERFLRESGARNVQSMPVSLDRAVNAFLAKNHAAPAAA
- a CDS encoding GntR family transcriptional regulator; the protein is MLQIATGDPRPIIKQITDAVRVKIATGELEPGDQLPSVRGLAQQLTINPNTVAKAYAELTTEGWLESRQSTGLFVASPRQRLSDAERERRLDAAIDRFVHDVLPLGFPADEVQTRVAHGFQQLAPRKRA